GAGTTTGTATTAATTACAAAACGTATAACAAAGCGTGCGATAAAATAGTTGAAATTAGAGAACGCGATATGGATGACATTATAATTTATTGTGACACGACTTGGTAACTTTTACTATAGGATTTGTTTGTGCTGTATCTGTTATACGGAACACTTTTGATGGGCGTTTCATATGCAAATGAGGCAAAAGTGTTCTGTATCTGAGAAACATCACTGATAAAACATCGGTACTCTTTGGATTGCTGCCAAccttaagaagaaaaaaaaaccatgaataaATTGATCAAACTTTAATGTTGCTGTTTGGCAAAAACCAAAATCCTGAAGAAAAAATAACcatttcatgcattttttttatttaatttccaaTGCTGAAATTGGAAGTTGCAATTGGCAAACACAGctttgtttgaatttgtaaaatcCTGCAAAATGTTTTCACATGGAATATtttcagatttaattttttttctcgggGGATCGGCATCACACGCTGGTTCGTTCATATAGGTTGATCCAAGATCTTTGACACATCCATTTCGATTTGTTCACTGCTTCTCTTGTACTTTCTTACACTTTTCTCGCACCTATGACCAGTGCGTCGCATGATTTCCTGCTCAGATACTCCATTCATATACAACTGTGTGGCACACGTACGTTTTCCACTATGATTAGTGAAGTTTCCTTTTATTCCACCCTTTTGAGTTATGGTTTTCATGAACGACTTCAGTTTATTTACTCCAACCACCTTCTGTCCGAAGCGAATCTGTTCTTCATCTGTAGGAGGCAATGGCCGTCTATAAAACGCACCGGTATTTCCTAATGATCCCAGATATAGCTCGAAGTAATCAACTAAGCACCGGTCCccttcaattaaaaaataaacatgattcGAATATCTGTAAACTCTAAAAATGTTACTTTCGGTTAAATAAGCTCTATATGCGCGGATTCAAAAAAATTTCCACGAAGGTCCAACGGTTATTCAAGTTTGACGGGGGTGAGGGGACGGGGGTGGGGATTGGGTAACGATGCATGTTTATGGtagttttataataaaaatttaaagaaatttgaattttgcaaggGGGAGGGTTTCTGGACCCTTCCGACTCCTCCTCTAGATTCGCGCATGCTctaaatatgttattttacCACCATGTGCATTTATTGGCTTACCTTGCGATGAATGATGTCTCAGGTTCTTTGACTGCACATTCAGATGTCCAAGGCCGCCTTTGTAGGTCTTTGTGGCCCTTCCCCTGAACTGAATAAATCGCCCAGCGCTGTCCTCTCCGATCGTGAACTGCTCACACTGCAAGTCGTGGTGTTCGTCGTATCCTCTTAGTCCAAAGACTTTGCATGCGTAAAAGAAAACGGTGTGTAGCAACTGTTCGGCACTTTCCTTTCCAAACACGTGCTTTTGCCACAAAGTCTCTTTGTCTTTAGGCAGAATAGGGTCCGCTTGTTTTAAACTACACCCGAATCCTTTGTCAATTAACGATTTCATTCTTG
This portion of the Magallana gigas chromosome 7, xbMagGiga1.1, whole genome shotgun sequence genome encodes:
- the LOC105333686 gene encoding uncharacterized protein, which translates into the protein MEARKRDGTEYPPRSIYLILCGLLRYLKVSGVYEKNFLDENNGEFTDFRKLVDARMKSLIDKGFGCSLKQADPILPKDKETLWQKHVFGKESAEQLLHTVFFYACKVFGLRGYDEHHDLQCEQFTIGEDSAGRFIQFRGRATKTYKGGLGHLNVQSKNLRHHSSQGDRCLVDYFELYLGSLGNTGAFYRRPLPPTDEEQIRFGQKVVGVNKLKSFMKTITQKGGIKGNFTNHSGKRTCATQLYMNGVSEQEIMRRTGHRCEKSVRKYKRSSEQIEMDVSKILDQPI